One genomic window of Corynebacterium diphtheriae includes the following:
- a CDS encoding ABC transporter ATP-binding protein, with the protein MDRNSTATMPQQSLGCTSMSAGYGAELIVRDVSLDVPAGKITALIGPNGSGKSTLLKVLGRQLRAESGQVTLDGRVIADFGAREFARNLAFLPQQPVVPDGMTVRELISFGRYPYSGAFASLSAADHAAIERAAAATSITEFLDVDAMALSGGQKQRMWIAVTLAQETGILLLDEPTTFLDPAHQLAILDLVHELNQQGRTIVMVLHDMAHAAKYSDHVVVMKNGEVLQQGPTQSTLDSGLIEQAFGISTMMVTDPETNRQLPIAYGIKR; encoded by the coding sequence ATGGACCGTAATTCCACAGCAACAATGCCGCAACAGTCCTTGGGCTGTACGTCGATGTCTGCAGGGTACGGGGCAGAATTGATTGTTCGAGATGTTTCGCTCGACGTTCCAGCGGGCAAGATTACCGCGTTGATCGGGCCAAACGGTAGCGGAAAGTCGACCCTGCTGAAGGTGCTTGGCAGGCAGCTGCGTGCAGAAAGCGGCCAGGTGACGTTGGATGGCCGAGTTATTGCGGATTTTGGTGCGCGGGAGTTCGCACGGAATCTTGCATTCCTTCCGCAACAGCCGGTGGTCCCAGACGGCATGACGGTGCGTGAGCTTATTTCTTTTGGACGCTATCCATATTCGGGCGCGTTTGCGTCGTTAAGTGCGGCAGATCATGCTGCCATTGAGCGGGCTGCTGCGGCGACGAGTATCACTGAGTTTTTGGACGTCGATGCCATGGCATTGTCCGGTGGGCAGAAACAACGCATGTGGATCGCGGTCACGCTGGCGCAAGAAACCGGAATTTTGCTTCTCGACGAACCCACGACCTTCCTTGATCCTGCGCATCAATTGGCGATTCTTGATCTGGTTCATGAGCTGAATCAGCAAGGCCGCACGATTGTGATGGTGTTGCATGATATGGCGCATGCGGCAAAGTATTCCGACCATGTGGTGGTGATGAAAAATGGGGAAGTTTTGCAGCAAGGGCCAACGCAGTCAACGTTGGATTCTGGGCTGATTGAGCAGGCTTTTGGTATTTCTACCATGATGGTGACCGATCCAGAGACGAATCGCCAACTTCCGATTGCCTATGGCATCAAACGATAG
- the guaA gene encoding glutamine-hydrolyzing GMP synthase, producing MTQQTSQKHNPVLVVDFGAQYAQLIARRVREANIYSEVVPHTATVEEIKAKNPAALILSGGPSSVYADGAPSLDPQVLELGIPVFGICYGFQAMTHALGGTVANTGNREYGRTEMTVDGGILHADLEETHKVWMSHGDAVSVAPEGFVVTAHSEGAPVAAFECAEKRMAGVQYHPEVLHSPHGQEVMVRFLTEIAGLEQNWTAANIAEELIDAVRAQVGPEGRAICGLSGGVDSAVAAALVQRAIGDRLTCVFVDHGLLRAGEREQVQTDFVAATGAKLVTVDEREAFLNKLAGVTEPEAKRKAIGAEFIRSFERAVAGILDDAPEGSTVDFLVQGTLYPDVVESGGGSGTANIKSHHNVGGLPDDVEFQLVEPLRLLFKDEVRAVGRELGLSEEIVNRQPFPGPGLGIRIIGEVTEERLETLRAADLIARTELTAAGLDSEIWQCPVVLLADVRSVGVQGDGRTYGHPIVLRPVSSEDAMTADWTRLPYDVLEKISTRITNEVSDVNRVVLDCTSKPPGTIEWE from the coding sequence GTGACGCAGCAAACTTCCCAAAAACACAATCCAGTCTTGGTTGTAGACTTTGGCGCGCAATACGCCCAGCTGATCGCTCGGCGTGTGCGCGAAGCTAACATCTACTCCGAGGTCGTCCCGCATACCGCCACGGTTGAAGAAATCAAGGCCAAAAACCCAGCGGCGTTGATCCTGTCCGGTGGCCCATCATCGGTTTACGCCGACGGCGCACCATCGCTTGACCCACAGGTTCTCGAACTCGGCATCCCCGTCTTCGGCATCTGCTACGGCTTCCAAGCTATGACCCACGCCCTAGGCGGCACCGTGGCCAACACCGGCAACCGTGAATACGGTCGCACCGAAATGACCGTCGATGGCGGCATTCTTCACGCTGACCTCGAAGAAACCCACAAAGTATGGATGAGCCACGGTGACGCTGTCTCCGTTGCACCAGAGGGATTCGTTGTCACCGCCCACTCCGAAGGCGCACCCGTCGCAGCCTTCGAATGCGCCGAAAAGCGCATGGCAGGCGTGCAATACCACCCAGAGGTTCTGCACTCGCCACACGGCCAAGAAGTCATGGTGCGCTTCCTCACCGAGATCGCCGGCCTTGAGCAAAACTGGACCGCAGCCAACATCGCCGAAGAGCTTATCGACGCAGTCCGCGCACAGGTCGGACCAGAAGGCCGCGCTATCTGTGGTCTTTCCGGTGGTGTTGACTCTGCAGTCGCAGCAGCACTCGTCCAGCGCGCCATCGGCGACCGCCTCACCTGCGTATTCGTCGACCATGGCTTGCTGCGTGCAGGCGAACGCGAACAGGTCCAAACCGATTTCGTCGCCGCAACCGGTGCAAAACTCGTCACCGTTGACGAGCGCGAAGCATTCCTGAACAAGCTCGCAGGTGTCACCGAACCAGAGGCTAAGCGCAAAGCCATCGGCGCAGAATTCATCCGCTCCTTCGAACGCGCAGTCGCCGGCATTCTCGACGACGCCCCCGAAGGCTCCACCGTGGACTTCCTCGTCCAAGGCACCCTCTACCCAGACGTTGTAGAATCCGGCGGCGGCTCTGGTACCGCCAACATCAAGAGCCACCACAACGTGGGTGGCCTGCCCGACGACGTAGAATTCCAACTCGTCGAGCCACTACGCTTACTGTTCAAAGACGAAGTACGCGCAGTGGGTCGCGAACTCGGTCTGTCTGAAGAAATCGTCAACCGCCAGCCCTTCCCAGGCCCCGGCCTCGGCATCCGCATCATCGGCGAAGTCACCGAAGAGCGCCTCGAAACACTACGCGCAGCCGACCTCATCGCCCGCACCGAGCTGACCGCAGCTGGCCTCGACAGCGAAATCTGGCAGTGCCCAGTAGTTTTGCTTGCCGACGTCCGCTCCGTCGGCGTCCAAGGCGACGGCCGCACTTACGGACATCCCATCGTCCTACGCCCCGTCTCCTCCGAAGACGCCATGACCGCAGACTGGACCCGACTGCCCTACGACGTGCTCGAGAAAATCTCCACACGTATCACCAACGAGGTCTCAGACGTCAACCGCGTCGTCCTCGACTGCACCTCCAAGCCACCAGGAACCATCGAGTGGGAATAA
- a CDS encoding ATP-binding protein produces MPVATAHATIIHMQPAFPRYYRDRSHGIVAGVAAGLANYLGVKVVTVRWVLALLSFVNGIGILFYVAVWLFIPTRPESEDNAGTTHNGHNADTTIYTDQSSSATLTNWLLVFAAFAGAVLTGRIANSFLGISTPLLLSLTICAIGIVLSWIAYDRFNSKYSIVIIAVGTVFVFTGIVLATVEWGGDSGFGVALLAVALTLLGVSALAVPFGLQMWRRYTEESRQRAAADERAEIAARIHDSVLQTLALIQKRSTEAEVQKLARFQERELRQWLFAPRDNVSFFAAIERACGEVEDMFGVTVHPVTVGEDRIIDHNTHAAVFAAREAMVNAAKHAGVPSIDVYAECFDNVEIYVRDRGPGFDLDAIAEDRHGVRDSIIARVQRCGGEAQITSNNGTEVVIRMPFDGQ; encoded by the coding sequence GTGCCCGTGGCCACGGCACATGCAACAATAATCCACATGCAGCCAGCTTTTCCCCGTTATTACCGCGACCGCTCCCACGGCATAGTCGCCGGTGTCGCAGCAGGACTCGCCAACTATCTAGGCGTCAAAGTTGTGACAGTGCGCTGGGTTCTCGCACTGTTATCTTTTGTTAACGGAATCGGCATCCTCTTTTACGTCGCCGTGTGGCTTTTCATCCCGACGCGTCCGGAATCGGAAGATAACGCTGGCACTACCCATAATGGCCATAATGCCGACACCACAATATATACAGATCAAAGCTCATCAGCCACGCTGACCAACTGGCTTCTAGTCTTCGCCGCGTTCGCAGGCGCGGTGTTGACGGGAAGAATCGCCAATTCTTTCCTAGGAATTTCCACGCCGTTGCTGCTTTCCCTAACCATTTGTGCCATCGGCATTGTGCTGTCGTGGATCGCATACGACCGCTTTAATTCCAAATATTCGATTGTCATTATTGCTGTGGGAACAGTTTTCGTTTTTACCGGTATCGTTCTTGCCACCGTGGAATGGGGTGGCGATAGTGGCTTCGGGGTAGCACTGCTTGCTGTTGCGCTTACTCTTTTAGGGGTTTCCGCGTTGGCTGTACCGTTTGGCTTGCAGATGTGGCGTCGTTACACCGAAGAAAGCCGACAACGCGCTGCAGCAGATGAACGTGCGGAGATTGCGGCAAGAATTCACGATTCCGTCCTGCAAACACTGGCGTTGATTCAAAAGCGTTCCACCGAAGCGGAGGTACAAAAACTTGCGCGCTTCCAAGAACGTGAATTACGGCAATGGCTTTTTGCTCCCCGTGATAATGTCTCGTTTTTCGCTGCGATTGAACGGGCCTGTGGAGAGGTCGAAGACATGTTTGGCGTGACTGTTCATCCTGTCACGGTGGGCGAAGATCGCATTATTGACCACAACACGCACGCTGCAGTTTTTGCTGCTCGAGAGGCGATGGTCAATGCTGCCAAACATGCAGGAGTTCCTAGTATCGACGTCTATGCCGAGTGTTTTGACAACGTGGAAATCTATGTGCGTGACCGAGGTCCTGGGTTCGATTTGGATGCAATTGCTGAAGACCGTCACGGTGTGCGTGATTCCATTATCGCTCGAGTGCAACGCTGTGGCGGTGAAGCACAAATCACCTCCAATAACGGCACGGAAGTCGTGATTCGAATGCCTTTTGACGGACAATAG
- a CDS encoding PspC domain-containing protein, whose amino-acid sequence MGVMETTWKNMWDTRPVRLPRDQGGNAKIAGVCEGIGVRYQIDPTLIRILFVLLLFSGWGLALYLVAWLTMPKYSMRYSPWELVVQNTSSAGTVGATGQPMSDAEKQQKQTGWVLIAFLLFIAFTTAWGDVFRFSSIAAIAIFGASWYLLHQRTPIPPVGLLFPTDREPGPHAEGFSTAADSSAPTVDLSGYSPVQGHATPVSGEQPPAWDPLGAAPFAWDLPDPAEQPQPKRKHRTPWVIGLVALLSAAAIGCAAVVFAFVGIAPWVSSESVGSVEMRPATSTELADEYTTDVGDILLDLRDLHKLDRDREVVVQSTIGDIDVRLPDDIRTTVTCKNKVGSSSCPPDTVNSKADGSTLRLVVINDIGDISVS is encoded by the coding sequence ATGGGGGTCATGGAAACAACGTGGAAAAACATGTGGGATACTCGCCCAGTTCGACTGCCTAGAGATCAGGGCGGCAATGCCAAGATTGCTGGTGTGTGTGAGGGAATCGGTGTGCGGTATCAGATCGATCCCACTTTGATTCGTATCCTTTTTGTTCTCCTGCTGTTTTCTGGCTGGGGACTGGCACTGTACTTAGTGGCGTGGCTGACTATGCCGAAGTATTCAATGCGCTACTCGCCGTGGGAATTGGTTGTACAGAACACCTCTTCCGCAGGGACAGTGGGCGCAACTGGGCAGCCGATGTCGGATGCAGAAAAACAACAGAAGCAGACTGGTTGGGTGCTGATAGCGTTTCTTCTTTTCATCGCGTTTACTACGGCGTGGGGAGATGTGTTTCGGTTCTCTAGTATTGCGGCAATAGCTATATTCGGTGCTAGTTGGTATCTGTTGCATCAGCGCACTCCGATACCACCGGTGGGTTTGTTGTTCCCCACGGATAGGGAGCCAGGCCCTCATGCTGAGGGGTTCTCCACCGCAGCCGACTCTTCTGCGCCAACGGTAGATTTAAGTGGTTATTCTCCCGTGCAAGGGCATGCTACACCGGTCAGTGGTGAGCAACCTCCCGCATGGGATCCGCTAGGAGCAGCTCCGTTTGCTTGGGATTTGCCGGATCCTGCTGAGCAGCCGCAGCCGAAGAGGAAGCATCGTACGCCGTGGGTGATTGGATTGGTAGCGTTGCTATCTGCTGCCGCTATTGGTTGTGCCGCTGTTGTGTTTGCGTTCGTGGGTATAGCTCCGTGGGTGTCTTCGGAGTCGGTGGGCAGCGTTGAGATGCGCCCCGCTACCAGCACGGAGCTTGCGGATGAGTACACCACCGATGTGGGCGATATTTTGTTAGATTTGCGCGATCTTCACAAGCTTGACCGCGATCGTGAGGTTGTTGTTCAATCAACCATCGGCGATATTGATGTTCGCTTGCCTGACGATATCCGCACCACTGTTACCTGCAAGAACAAGGTGGGCAGTTCCTCTTGCCCGCCGGATACCGTCAATAGTAAAGCCGATGGCAGCACGCTTCGTCTTGTTGTCATCAATGACATCGGGGATATCAGCGTCTCTTAA
- a CDS encoding IucA/IucC family protein, whose amino-acid sequence MLENGYISQSNCESDIRGRLLAALIDEHLITPETHHKLTNTTTPPADLLRQLAQDNQLTITPTNLERACAEIADSVVGLHRARTAITQRWEQALNAQTATNTSQTPYSDLIQALRQRCRLEDRGSSAMLARCEQLVCDGHPAHPAAKTSLGIGDSFLHVLPEQTETIQLRFVAVDTDHAVVVGGHPVETISEAMPLLGARLNAELERRELHHHSVIPVHPFQWDNVINSEFAEEIASGTIVLLETTATAEPLMSVRTLRVSDATGSMHIKVALEIQLTGAVRGVSAGAVAAPAIASIIDDACTLDAGFIPRTDIDQPAFSVAYDRSAIRWNADSGIRAHCFGAVLRDDPTGKADDEIAMPVATLLARNPLTGATIAADLIDELSHRHNRHRDDIATDWFTALGKLLFVPAVALIARWGIALEPHPQNTIIILRDGMPHRIVVRDLGGCRLWANGPLAAHPIVDKLRATALIENDLIRLIDKVFYPLVANLHRNLITAAAITKPAQQRINLALSTHIAREYWRTTASHLHPADTVAIVFQRILGPVLPVKRVLGMRLSGAVTEQEYVADINPFENLELLTPESLRAACAPYSDWAHETLATRLHDAAVREGIDDSFPTLRDDIANAEENLALVRAQVTSRVNTPESYWDLLKGLPPHAAMIAADSYAISGHNVHPLAKLRRGFSIEESAAYGPEAGMSTDLRLVGVDKRMIDTSTTADCVQLIAHHFPHHIAYARTHLHEQGLDADSYAIIPVHPWQLEHVIREAFAEDIADHTMVPIPNIAIAAHPTISLRTLVPHAPTPSGTRPFIKCAVDVTLTSTRRSISQDSALGTPRVAGLVATALEQLRRETNVQPRAVVVPELSGLALSRDERSEGIDDSFRKTRQRGLSVLLRDDATAYLAPGEIAVSACALRGHEGVVPSPLRDINEEFFDDYVYDLMSTVLGLMMVKGIALEQHLQNTLVRIDLSGKTPVYRGIMLRDFSGLRAWAPRLQQWASDQVFEPGAITLTDDHEEFVNKGFYASVFGNLDGIVDEYSQARGVDAQSLWERVHVQINRFVQEAAGMLPAVDMEWMRRETIRRKGFVSMSLQGSSADIYVEERNPLAANPAWA is encoded by the coding sequence GTGTTAGAAAATGGTTATATATCCCAGAGTAATTGTGAATCCGACATCCGCGGTCGCCTCCTAGCCGCACTCATCGACGAACACCTGATCACCCCTGAGACACACCACAAACTCACCAACACCACAACCCCGCCAGCCGACCTGCTTCGTCAACTAGCGCAGGACAACCAGCTGACCATCACGCCCACCAACCTCGAACGTGCCTGCGCCGAAATCGCCGACAGCGTGGTGGGTCTCCACCGCGCACGCACCGCTATCACACAACGCTGGGAACAAGCGCTGAATGCACAAACCGCAACCAATACGTCCCAGACTCCCTACAGCGACCTCATCCAAGCCCTGCGACAGCGTTGTCGACTAGAAGACCGCGGATCGTCTGCCATGTTGGCACGCTGCGAACAACTCGTCTGCGACGGGCATCCTGCACATCCTGCGGCTAAGACTTCGTTAGGAATCGGCGATTCTTTCCTACACGTCCTCCCAGAACAAACAGAAACGATCCAGCTACGCTTCGTCGCCGTCGACACCGACCATGCCGTCGTCGTAGGAGGACACCCAGTAGAAACCATCAGTGAAGCCATGCCGCTATTGGGCGCGCGACTAAACGCTGAGCTAGAGCGTCGTGAATTACACCATCACAGCGTGATCCCCGTGCACCCATTCCAATGGGACAACGTGATTAACAGCGAATTTGCTGAAGAAATCGCCTCTGGAACGATCGTGCTCCTCGAAACGACCGCCACCGCAGAACCCCTCATGTCCGTGCGCACACTGCGTGTCAGCGACGCTACTGGTTCCATGCACATCAAAGTGGCGCTCGAAATCCAGCTCACCGGCGCAGTGCGAGGAGTATCAGCAGGAGCCGTCGCAGCGCCCGCCATCGCCAGCATTATCGACGACGCCTGCACCCTCGACGCCGGGTTCATTCCCCGAACCGACATCGACCAACCAGCATTTAGCGTTGCCTATGACCGCAGCGCCATCCGCTGGAATGCCGACAGCGGAATCCGCGCCCACTGTTTTGGCGCCGTGCTTCGCGACGACCCGACAGGAAAAGCAGATGACGAGATCGCGATGCCCGTCGCAACGCTGCTAGCACGCAACCCACTCACCGGCGCCACCATCGCAGCAGACCTCATCGACGAACTCAGCCACCGCCACAACCGCCACCGCGACGACATCGCCACCGACTGGTTTACCGCACTCGGAAAGCTCCTATTCGTCCCAGCCGTAGCCCTCATCGCACGATGGGGAATAGCGCTCGAACCACACCCCCAAAACACCATCATCATTCTTCGCGACGGCATGCCCCACCGCATCGTCGTCCGTGACCTAGGCGGCTGTCGACTCTGGGCAAACGGACCCCTTGCCGCGCACCCCATCGTCGACAAGCTGCGCGCCACCGCACTGATAGAAAACGACCTCATTCGACTCATCGACAAAGTCTTCTATCCACTCGTAGCCAACCTACACCGCAACCTCATCACAGCCGCTGCTATAACCAAACCAGCCCAGCAGCGCATTAACCTCGCACTCTCAACACACATCGCCCGAGAATATTGGCGTACCACCGCCTCCCACCTGCACCCAGCCGACACGGTCGCCATCGTCTTCCAACGCATCTTGGGGCCCGTTTTGCCAGTTAAACGAGTCCTCGGCATGCGGCTATCGGGAGCTGTCACCGAACAAGAATATGTAGCAGACATCAACCCTTTCGAAAACCTCGAATTACTCACACCAGAGTCCCTCCGCGCCGCATGCGCACCATACTCCGATTGGGCCCACGAAACCTTAGCGACCCGACTCCACGATGCTGCTGTTAGGGAAGGAATCGACGATTCCTTCCCAACCCTTCGAGACGACATCGCCAATGCGGAGGAAAACCTAGCCCTCGTTCGTGCCCAAGTCACCTCCCGTGTGAACACCCCAGAAAGCTACTGGGATCTTCTCAAGGGCCTACCACCGCACGCAGCCATGATTGCCGCCGACTCCTACGCCATCAGCGGTCACAACGTACACCCCCTCGCAAAACTACGGCGCGGATTCAGCATCGAAGAATCCGCAGCCTACGGGCCCGAAGCTGGCATGAGTACCGACCTGCGTCTGGTGGGCGTCGATAAGCGAATGATCGACACCTCCACCACAGCCGACTGTGTCCAACTGATCGCCCACCACTTCCCACACCACATCGCATACGCGCGTACTCACCTGCACGAACAGGGACTCGACGCAGATTCCTACGCCATCATCCCCGTGCACCCCTGGCAACTAGAACATGTCATCCGCGAAGCATTTGCCGAGGACATTGCTGACCACACGATGGTGCCGATTCCCAATATCGCCATCGCCGCACATCCCACCATCTCGTTGCGCACCTTAGTTCCACATGCACCTACCCCCAGCGGGACTCGACCCTTTATCAAATGCGCTGTCGATGTCACGTTGACCTCCACACGACGCTCGATCTCCCAAGACAGCGCACTCGGTACGCCCCGAGTTGCCGGCCTAGTTGCCACCGCATTGGAACAACTTCGTAGAGAAACCAATGTGCAACCGCGCGCAGTGGTGGTCCCAGAATTGAGCGGATTAGCCCTTAGCCGCGATGAAAGGTCGGAAGGAATCGACGATTCCTTCCGAAAAACACGCCAAAGAGGGCTCTCGGTGCTCCTGCGTGACGACGCCACAGCGTATCTCGCGCCGGGTGAAATCGCGGTAAGTGCGTGTGCTTTGCGCGGGCATGAAGGTGTGGTTCCAAGTCCGCTGCGCGATATTAATGAGGAGTTTTTCGACGACTATGTGTACGACCTGATGTCGACAGTCCTCGGACTCATGATGGTGAAAGGCATTGCGTTAGAGCAGCACCTGCAAAATACGCTGGTGCGCATTGACCTCAGCGGTAAGACACCGGTGTATCGCGGCATAATGCTGCGCGACTTTTCGGGCTTGCGGGCGTGGGCTCCTCGGCTACAGCAGTGGGCCAGTGATCAGGTTTTTGAACCCGGCGCGATCACGTTGACTGATGACCATGAGGAGTTTGTGAATAAGGGCTTTTATGCGTCGGTGTTTGGCAACCTTGATGGCATTGTCGACGAATATTCCCAGGCACGGGGTGTGGATGCGCAGAGTTTGTGGGAGCGGGTGCATGTGCAGATCAATCGGTTTGTGCAGGAAGCTGCGGGGATGTTGCCGGCTGTGGATATGGAGTGGATGCGGCGAGAAACGATCCGGCGTAAGGGGTTTGTGTCGATGAGTTTGCAGGGGTCTAGTGCGGATATTTATGTAGAGGAGCGTAATCCGTTGGCGGCTAATCCTGCGTGGGCCTAG
- a CDS encoding MFS transporter, with translation MRSAIRLMVGQALVSRISAAAELVALNWWVFHATGSSAMVGAVTLARLVPLAVAGPWLGARADRVEPTRLLAVVLSVGAVMTVLMACVMYVQGEGASIRGVWMVVVAVAVRAAVTSAEPAIRNATVAAMSGSGELMSAMASLSLVITLSLVVGPALAGVLMAAGGSALVVALCGAGYAVAAVSSLALPRVSTPPAAAPSSSAATPWRTAIRVVGDHPRLGAQLVIAAGPMLCVFPYTAMMPVIAHTLFADDAQRGIAILSAAGGVGAVIGAVLMKKVLATPPAVLAVGAAIALTLPTVFLAVVAALPKMIILGAVCVCLLGFVGQLYRTSNRTATLLLAPDEHKGLFAGISQTDRVLIPAGAFLLGFVADHWGVVVMAAVMAVGNAVLILPALFLIARNKNVASSDVLD, from the coding sequence ATGCGTTCAGCGATTCGGCTCATGGTGGGCCAGGCGCTGGTGTCTCGTATTTCTGCTGCTGCTGAGTTGGTGGCGTTAAATTGGTGGGTTTTTCACGCTACGGGGTCGTCGGCGATGGTGGGTGCTGTGACGTTGGCGCGGCTTGTTCCGCTCGCGGTGGCGGGCCCGTGGTTGGGGGCACGTGCAGATCGTGTGGAGCCGACTCGGTTGCTGGCGGTGGTGTTGTCAGTGGGTGCCGTGATGACGGTTCTGATGGCGTGCGTGATGTATGTGCAGGGTGAGGGGGCGTCGATACGCGGGGTGTGGATGGTGGTTGTTGCGGTGGCGGTGCGTGCTGCGGTGACGTCGGCTGAGCCGGCTATTCGTAATGCGACGGTTGCTGCGATGAGTGGTTCGGGTGAGTTGATGTCGGCGATGGCGTCGTTGTCGTTGGTGATCACATTGTCGCTGGTTGTTGGCCCTGCGCTTGCCGGCGTGTTGATGGCGGCGGGCGGTTCGGCGCTGGTGGTGGCGTTGTGTGGGGCAGGGTATGCGGTGGCGGCGGTGTCGTCGTTGGCGTTGCCTCGCGTATCGACGCCTCCTGCGGCTGCGCCGTCTTCGTCAGCTGCAACCCCGTGGCGTACAGCTATTCGTGTGGTCGGTGATCACCCACGGCTAGGTGCGCAGCTTGTGATCGCTGCAGGTCCCATGTTGTGTGTCTTTCCCTATACTGCGATGATGCCGGTGATCGCACATACGTTGTTTGCTGATGATGCGCAGCGGGGCATTGCCATCCTTTCCGCTGCTGGTGGCGTGGGCGCAGTGATCGGTGCGGTGTTGATGAAGAAAGTTTTAGCCACCCCGCCTGCAGTGTTGGCGGTGGGGGCTGCGATTGCGTTGACGCTTCCTACTGTTTTTCTTGCGGTGGTCGCGGCGTTACCGAAGATGATTATTTTAGGTGCAGTCTGTGTGTGTCTTTTGGGATTCGTTGGGCAGTTGTATCGCACCTCGAACCGCACAGCAACGCTGCTGCTGGCACCCGATGAACACAAGGGACTTTTCGCTGGGATTTCTCAAACTGATCGCGTTCTTATTCCGGCTGGCGCATTCCTGCTTGGTTTTGTTGCTGACCATTGGGGAGTCGTCGTCATGGCTGCAGTGATGGCTGTGGGCAACGCAGTACTTATTTTGCCTGCGCTTTTCCTTATTGCTCGAAATAAGAACGTGGCTAGTTCTGATGTATTAGATTGA
- a CDS encoding FecCD family ABC transporter permease produces the protein MAQKKTFVIALVVSTACLVLACLLGMAIGAVQKSLPEVVAGLISGESLYWRYRMPRIVVGVLAGVGMAVSGSLLQTSLRNPLAAPDTLGITAGGGLAAVVALLGFGQLSPLALTPIAFAGSLLGAVVVLLAAGKSIFDPARLALTGVAVSVGLAAVTQLLLVRVAPEAGAAMTWLKGSLYARTMADAMTVAPVVIIGCVVALIGAKHFNALALDDAMMTSIGVRSRALRLVALGVAIACGSAAVAAAGVLGFVGLIIPHAAKLLVGQALSRQIPVAAVAGAALVVATDAVGRWAFAPTEIPVGALIAIVGAPYFIYLVHRVTSVKRK, from the coding sequence ATGGCGCAGAAAAAGACATTTGTTATCGCTCTTGTTGTGAGTACTGCTTGCTTGGTGTTGGCATGCTTGTTGGGCATGGCTATTGGGGCGGTGCAAAAATCTTTGCCCGAGGTTGTTGCTGGGCTCATCAGTGGCGAAAGCTTGTATTGGCGCTACCGCATGCCGCGCATCGTGGTGGGAGTACTAGCGGGTGTTGGTATGGCGGTATCAGGCAGTTTGCTGCAGACGTCGTTACGCAACCCGCTTGCGGCCCCCGATACGCTGGGGATCACGGCCGGTGGTGGGCTCGCTGCCGTAGTGGCGTTGCTTGGCTTCGGGCAGCTGTCGCCGCTTGCGCTCACCCCGATCGCCTTTGCGGGATCGCTGCTCGGTGCCGTGGTGGTTTTGCTGGCAGCAGGGAAGTCGATCTTCGATCCGGCACGGTTGGCGCTGACAGGTGTTGCCGTGTCTGTTGGGCTTGCCGCCGTCACCCAACTGTTGCTGGTACGCGTTGCCCCTGAAGCGGGTGCGGCGATGACGTGGCTTAAAGGCTCGCTTTATGCCAGAACGATGGCCGATGCGATGACAGTTGCACCCGTAGTTATCATCGGATGCGTTGTAGCTTTAATCGGTGCAAAGCACTTTAATGCATTAGCGCTTGACGACGCGATGATGACGAGCATTGGTGTGCGTAGTCGGGCCTTGCGGTTAGTGGCACTGGGCGTAGCCATCGCATGTGGCTCTGCTGCCGTGGCTGCGGCAGGCGTGCTCGGATTCGTCGGATTGATTATTCCGCATGCCGCGAAGTTACTGGTAGGGCAGGCCTTATCGCGCCAAATTCCTGTGGCTGCGGTGGCGGGTGCTGCGCTAGTGGTTGCTACCGATGCGGTTGGCCGATGGGCATTCGCGCCAACAGAAATCCCAGTAGGCGCGCTCATCGCGATCGTTGGTGCGCCGTACTTTATTTACTTAGTTCATCGCGTGACAAGTGTGAAGAGGAAATAA
- a CDS encoding imm68 putative immunity domain-containing protein, translating to MIIDQYWGKYFGDSADSQRLAQYLAGKNREVLPTSEIFQDFQLAQLSGNYTQASLDGDGWHFDSAFQFVIDLAVLVLESKKVGRFSIARIGGPEDRFMRIDAATDELLPITMALKHYALAPEDYLFSHGIDEDDWYELGNLCEEIRAQLEA from the coding sequence ATGATTATCGATCAGTACTGGGGAAAGTACTTTGGCGATAGCGCCGATAGTCAGCGTCTGGCGCAGTATCTTGCTGGAAAGAATCGTGAAGTCCTTCCCACCTCAGAGATTTTCCAAGACTTTCAGCTCGCGCAGCTCAGCGGTAATTACACACAGGCTTCACTTGATGGTGATGGATGGCATTTTGACTCGGCGTTTCAGTTTGTCATCGATTTAGCGGTGTTAGTGCTGGAATCGAAGAAAGTGGGGCGGTTTAGTATCGCGCGGATTGGGGGCCCGGAGGATCGTTTCATGCGTATCGACGCCGCCACCGACGAGCTGCTTCCCATCACCATGGCGCTAAAACACTATGCGCTTGCGCCGGAAGATTATCTCTTCTCCCACGGCATTGATGAGGACGACTGGTATGAGCTGGGCAATCTTTGCGAGGAGATCCGTGCCCAGCTCGAGGCATAG